A stretch of the Agrobacterium fabrum str. C58 genome encodes the following:
- a CDS encoding four-carbon acid sugar kinase family protein → MLAILADDLTGALDSAAPFAARGLRADIALDLEAVAQIVTDKPDIISINLNTREIGSDEARTATAAAISFLPSKTRLFKKVDSRLKGNIVAEIDAIPYSRALVAPAIPTFDRIVELGYVAGHGIDKPISIAERFGSHLVRINAPDTRTHIDMENALAAAERDGTDLLIGARGLAEALAGRMTNGALSKVAIIPAGSAIFVIGSRDPITLEQIDILRAAIDLHYVAAPNGHVNAALEADAALTLIQATPGSHGVSPQAVADALGEGLKGDLSRHSDTLLLSGGATAEAVMRSLGVSRLHLHGECLPGLSVASANGRTIIAKSGGFGHPDTLKIVADMVLRKAS, encoded by the coding sequence ATGCTGGCCATTCTTGCCGACGATTTGACCGGTGCGCTGGACTCAGCAGCACCATTTGCCGCACGCGGCCTTCGCGCAGATATCGCCCTTGATCTGGAGGCAGTGGCCCAGATCGTTACGGACAAGCCAGATATCATCTCGATCAACCTGAACACCCGCGAGATCGGCTCCGATGAGGCGAGAACCGCAACAGCAGCAGCTATCAGCTTTTTGCCTTCCAAGACGCGTTTGTTCAAGAAGGTTGATTCCAGGCTTAAGGGCAATATTGTCGCCGAGATCGACGCCATCCCCTATTCCCGCGCGCTTGTTGCACCTGCCATTCCGACATTCGACCGTATTGTCGAGCTCGGTTACGTCGCGGGTCACGGTATCGACAAGCCGATATCGATTGCCGAGCGTTTCGGTTCGCATCTCGTGCGTATCAATGCTCCCGACACACGCACGCACATCGACATGGAAAATGCGCTCGCTGCCGCTGAGCGCGATGGCACCGATCTTTTGATCGGTGCGCGTGGGCTTGCCGAAGCACTTGCTGGCCGCATGACCAACGGGGCGCTTTCGAAGGTGGCGATAATCCCCGCTGGCAGCGCCATCTTCGTGATTGGCTCGCGTGATCCAATTACGCTGGAACAGATCGACATATTGCGCGCTGCCATTGATCTGCATTATGTAGCGGCGCCCAATGGGCATGTTAACGCTGCCCTGGAAGCCGATGCAGCGCTGACGTTGATACAGGCAACGCCCGGATCTCACGGAGTTAGCCCGCAGGCGGTTGCCGACGCTCTGGGCGAAGGTCTAAAAGGCGACTTGTCCCGGCATAGCGACACACTGCTTCTTTCGGGCGGGGCAACCGCTGAGGCGGTCATGCGTAGCCTTGGTGTTTCTCGGCTGCATCTGCATGGTGAATGCCTGCCGGGGCTCAGTGTCGCATCCGCAAACGGGCGCACCATCATTGCCAAATCAGGCGGGTTCGGGCATCCAGATACCCTCAAGATCGTTGCAGACATGGTTCTGCGAAAGGCAAGTTGA
- a CDS encoding LacI family DNA-binding transcriptional regulator translates to MQDAKNSIIDVPVAARATIKDVAFAAGVSISTASKALNERGRMAAETRERIQSVAQQLGFRPNAMARALVGQRSFTLGLLTNDTYGRFTLPIAAGLSAAMADRGVSVFLCAIDDEPERVRLSLEAMEDKRVDGLVVSGKRIDRVLPVDIPTVHMPVVYVNAACPEGAIGFVPDDEGGAHAAVSHLVGLGRKRIAHVTGPRSFSAVSLREKGWRRALSEAALPCFGDVLSGEWSEAFGYAAGQRFVASPISERPDAVFCGNDQIARGVIDALALSGIRVPEDIAVVGFDNWEIFATATRPPLTTVDMALKELGRQAGLTLLDMIDGKPVETGQRRLPCRLKVRESCGSPAPWAE, encoded by the coding sequence ATGCAGGACGCTAAAAATTCCATAATTGATGTGCCGGTAGCAGCACGCGCAACCATCAAGGATGTCGCCTTTGCCGCCGGTGTTTCCATCTCCACGGCGTCCAAAGCCCTAAACGAGCGCGGCCGGATGGCAGCCGAGACCCGTGAACGGATCCAGTCTGTTGCCCAGCAACTGGGATTTCGCCCGAACGCGATGGCGCGAGCTTTGGTCGGGCAGCGCTCATTTACGCTTGGGCTGCTGACCAATGACACCTACGGCCGGTTCACCTTGCCGATTGCTGCTGGCTTGTCTGCGGCCATGGCGGATCGCGGTGTATCTGTTTTTCTCTGCGCCATCGACGACGAGCCTGAGCGGGTGCGGCTTAGTCTGGAGGCGATGGAAGACAAGCGGGTCGATGGGCTTGTCGTCTCGGGCAAGCGTATCGACCGGGTCCTGCCAGTTGATATTCCGACGGTTCACATGCCGGTGGTCTATGTCAACGCGGCCTGCCCGGAGGGTGCTATCGGATTTGTGCCGGATGACGAGGGCGGGGCACATGCTGCGGTTTCACATCTTGTTGGTCTAGGTCGAAAGCGCATCGCGCATGTCACGGGTCCGCGCAGTTTCAGCGCAGTCAGCTTGCGTGAGAAGGGCTGGCGGCGCGCGCTGTCAGAAGCAGCTCTCCCCTGCTTCGGCGACGTGCTGTCCGGCGAGTGGTCCGAAGCATTCGGATACGCCGCCGGACAGCGCTTCGTGGCCAGTCCCATCTCCGAGAGGCCGGACGCTGTGTTCTGCGGCAACGACCAGATTGCGCGCGGTGTGATCGATGCTCTGGCGCTTTCCGGCATCCGCGTGCCGGAGGACATCGCTGTCGTCGGCTTTGACAATTGGGAGATTTTTGCAACGGCGACGCGACCACCGCTGACGACGGTGGATATGGCGCTGAAGGAACTCGGGCGGCAGGCGGGGCTAACATTGCTCGATATGATCGACGGAAAGCCGGTGGAGACCGGCCAGCGTCGTCTGCCCTGTCGTCTGAAAGTGCGTGAATCCTGCGGCTCACCAGCGCCGTGGGCCGAATGA